CCCCTTGGTAGCACCGTGAAGATAGACCTTCATACCCCGACGCTCCAGCTTGTTCTTAAACATGACCGCCGCCGGCTGATTGTCGAATCGGGTGATGACCACGGCACCGATGGCGATGCCTCTATCTGTCAGGTCGTCGATGATCTTCAGGACATCGACATCGTAGGTGATGCCAAAATCAGCCCGGACCTTCTTCCGTTCGATATCACCAGCATACAGACAGATCAGCACCTCAAGCTTCTCCCTGAATCGTTCAAGAAGGCGAATCTTCACGTTCGGATCGAAGCCTGGAAGGATTCGGGCAGCATGATAATCAAACATCAGCTTACCACCAAACTCGATGTACAATTTGTTGTCGAACTGCTCCATCCGTTTTAGGATGGCCTCGGTCTGCTGTCTGAGGTACTCCTCCGAGTCAAACCCCCGCTTTACCATAGAGAACCTCCCCCTTAGATTTCTGCAAACAGCAAATCAGACAGGAATACGAATTACGAAAGAGAGGACAAGCGAGATCTCGCCTGTCCTCTCCCTTTTCGAAAGTTCTTTAAGGCTGCTTATCCAAAGCAGCTTTGACCTTTCCGATCCTTGGATCGTTGGCGATGGGGAAGCAGCGATGCCACTGCTCTGGGTAGGCACGAAGGAACCACACCGCTGCCGCTTCAAGAGAGGCGTTTTTCTCTTTCATGTACGCCAGCGCCGCGTTAGTCTGTTCCAGGGTGGACGTGTAATTAGCCAGGATGGTGACAGCCTCGGGTGACTTGATGCACAGTTTTGTCGAGATCCCGATGTGGACCCGGGACGGGGGGAAGGAGCAATCATAGCTTTCATCGTCCCATCTGGCGTGCTCATAGGGAGGCTCCTCCAGCTTATACATGTCCAACATCCCCATGAGAGGCGTGGGTTCCCAATAATAGGTAAGAATCGGATCGCCCTTCTCGTACGCCGAGAAGATCGCTGTCGCCAGAGCAGCGGACGATCCGGCGCTGAAGTTCTCATACAGGGGGTCCAGACCGTAGGCTTTCAGCTTGGCCTCGTTGACCGAGTAGGTCACCCAGCCGGTGGGACCATTATAAAACCGTCCCTTGCCCGGTTCTCCTCCCGACTTGGGCACGAAGAGGTCCTTATATTTTTTCAAATCCTGAACGGATTTCAGATCAGGGGCCATAGGCTTGATGCCCCGTTCGGGGTCGCCCTTCACCACGTAGGCCGGCACGTACCACCCCTGGACTGCATCGGGATAGGTGGGCCCAAGGTCCAGAACCTTACCCTTGGCGGTCATCTCGCTCCAGGTCTCCTTGATGTTATCCGACCAGATCTCCATGGTGGCGTCCACATTTCCTCGAGCCATTCCCATAAGCAGAGGCATGGTCTCGGCGAACTCGTACTGGACATCCATCCCAAGACCGTGCTTCAGGATAAACCCGACAATCCGATTGTGAAGCTGCACGCTGTCCCAGCTGAAGTCTCCCAGCTTGATTGATGACGACACAGCATCAGCAGACAGACAATTCGTGAACAGAAGAGATAGGCAACAGAGAAATACGAGAAAAAAACGGTTGGATTTCATGGTAAACCTCCTTGTTTAGCCCGTCTTCATCCGAAAAGGAGAAGATAGCTCGACAAACGGGATTGCCCCCCCACAAAAAAGGGGCGAAACTTAGCGATCAAGTTCGCCCATTAAGCCTTATTTTATCATCAAGGCAATGTCGTGTCAAAAGAAGGCTAAAAGGAGGATTCTGAGAAAGACCCTTTGCGTAACAAGGCTTCAAAAGCATCGGGCGGAATCGGCCGACTGAATAAAAACCCCTGAAGCACATCACACCCTAAAGTTTTCAGATAGGACCACTGTGCAACTGAGTCGACGCCTTCGGCGACAACCTCCTTCCCCAGAGCATGTCCTAAATTTACGACAGCCTCAGCAATAGCACGATCTCGAGTGGCTTCAGGAAGCCCCGAAACGAAAGATTTGTCCATTTTTAATCTACGAACGGGGAATTGTTTGAGATAGGTCATGGAAGAATATCCTGTGCCAAAGTCATCGATAGAAATCCCGATTCCCTGGTCTACCAGCTGAGTTAAAAGCTCAACCGCCCGATCCTCCGTACGAATCAGGGCATTTTCCGTCAACTCCAGATCGAGACACGAAGCTGGAAAACCCGTCTGGTTCAGCACATGCTCTACCTTGGCTACCAGGGCGGGATCGCTGAACTGCCGAGCTGATATATTCACCGAGAGTCGCAGGTTGGGAAATTCATCAAGCCAATGGAGAACCTGAGAACACGCTTTGCGAAGAACCCATTCGCCCAATGCTGTGATCACCCCCGTATCCTCTGCGACAGAGATAAACTCATCAGGCATAACGAGACGTCCCAAACGGGAAGATCGCCACCGAACAAGAGCCTCCATACCACCGATCTCCCCCGTGTCCGTGTAGACCGTGGGCTGATAATGAAGTTCGAATTCCTCTTGCTCAAGAGCTTCTTGAATGTGCGGACTGACCTGAAAGTAACTTTTATGCTCCGACGACAGGGCCTGTGAAAAGAGCCGAAACGCTCCCTTCCCGGCGACCTTAGCGGACTGAAGGGCCACCTCGGCGTTGGAGAAAATCTCGTCATCATCCTTGCTGTCGTCAGGATAGACAGCCACGCCACAACTCAGCGACAGATCAACACGATGCTCCCCCACAGAGATCTTCCCGGCAAACATGTCTTCGATCTGTTCTGCCATCATGAACAAACCGGGTCGCCCCAAATCCCCCGGTACTATCAGAGCGAACGAGTCACTGCCGATCCGAGCTACAGAAGCACCATCAGTCACCAGGGACGAGAGTCTTTTCGCCACGGCAATCAAAATATGGTTGCCGACCGAATACCCCAGAGAAACGTTGAGAGATGTGAAATGATCAATATCACAGAGGAACAAACTCATCATCTCATTCTCTTTTTTGGCTTTTTTAATAGCCAACGAAAGGAGATCCAGAAACAAAATTCTGTTGGGCAACCCCGTAAGCCCGTCAATATGTTCATGATCAGAGCACCGCATCTGTAGAGCCTGAGAGATCTCCTTGGTATGGGACTCCACTAATCGCTCCATACGATAACGATACTTTTGATTGTCCCTCTGAAGAGAAGCCCAGGCCAAAGCCTGCTTCGCGAGATGCCGAATCCAGCGTTCTTCGATATCAGGCTTGATCAGCCATCCCCACGCTCCTTTTTCGAGAGCCTGCTCTACAAAGTCGTCCTCATCGGCGTGAACGACCACGATCACCGGAGTTTGTTGAGATCGACGAGTGATCTCCTGGAGAACCTCCATACGCGAAATCTCAGAGATCAAGTCACCTAACAGCACAAGGTTATACTCTCCATCGCCGAAGCGATATAGCGCCTCCTCACCGGATTCCGCTGTTTCCACCGAATACCCCAAAGACGTCAAGGAGTGAATTACACTCTTCCGATCCCCAAGATTGCTATCAACGACAAGGACAGACGCCATAAGTTCTACCCTCCAATGTTATAAAAACAATGCTTTAGCAGTATAACATATCTTGCTCAACACGCCGATGATTTCCTCTACGATATACATTTCTCTCACTATGCACGAGTTTGAGAACTTCTTTCGGATATCCTAAAAAGCAAAAGCCCGATCAGAAGATCAAGCTTTTACTTTTTTCATTGTTCCGAAGAATCTACCGACAAAGCGGTTTGATCCCCTCAGGGGTTTTGATCAAAATAGCCCATGGAACACTGTCGTTCCGAGCTCTGAGGAACGTTCCCTCAGGCATACGCCAAAACCATGCGCCGGCCACCGAGACGAGCTTAGCGTTCATCAAGATCCCTCCTTTTTCTTGAGGGCATCTCTAAAAACGGGGAAAATACAGGATGTTGAAAAGTGAGATAGGTTCTTACCTATATTTCACATAGTTTATACATATTTAACTCCTGATCCACAGTCAAAAAGTGTACTTTTAGAGATTCCCTTGAGTTAGTTCTCCTCTAATCGCCGAACTATCGAAGTACGAGAGGAGAATTTCAAAACATCGAAGACACAAAAAATCACTCCCAGAGAACAGCAGGAGTGATTAAAATGATCTGGCTCCCCGGGCAGGACTCGAACCTGCGACCTAGTGGTTAACAGCCACCCGCTCTGCCGACTGAGCTACCGAGGAATACGCAGCACCTGTGTATCTTGAACGAAGTGTATTATATCACATTCTATAACAATAACAAGACTCCCAGTAGATAAGGAGAGAAAGAAGAACTCTCTTTTTTACTCCGCCACGACGAGCCCCAAGTTCCGCTCAGCGCTGGTAAAGACAGTGAAACGACCTCGATAGATCCGAATGGCCGGATGAGACCCTGGCTCATATGCGATGCTGTCGAACCATTCCTGCCTGAACAGATTGTTCTGGTATCCCTGAAACACCGGCATATAGAGTACCCCGTCCACCTCAAGGTCTGAGAAAAAATGAGTCCCATAGGACAACTCCGGCATGTAGCCCATTCTGGGGATCCCCACTTCCACCATACAACAGCATCGGGAAAGTTCATTATACTGCACCGGTACACCCAGCATGGGATTGCTGGAGCCGATCCGGCCCGGTGCAACAAAGATAAATCGCTCACCCTTGAGGCGATCGTTCACCATCCCAACAGATCGGGCGATGAGTCCGGGATCGGGGGCTCCGGTGTAGACTGCATGATCCACATACACCAGGTTACGAACGTCTCGAAACGACCCGTTGGTCACCATACGATCCGCCCTGAGTATAACTCTGTCTTGGTTCACAGCCTCCAGGGAGCTCGTCAACACGCCACTCCCGGCCCAGAGGGGACGAGCCTGAATGAGCTCCAGATGATTATCTCGAGGCTCGTAGGCAAACTCAACATCCGCCGGGACACCCATGGCCTCCTCCAAAACCGCCAAAGTTCGACGCATCCGTTCAAAAAACCGACGGTGCCTCTTAGGGAAATCCTCAAAGGTGAAGCATATCCGGCTCACCCGGTCATCTGACGGCGAGGCGTTAGGGGAAGTAAAGTATCCTCCCCCCTCATCACCCCGGTACATCTGCGCATACTGGGAGACTTCCTCCCTATAGCATGGAAAAATCTGATCCCAGACATCGTTGACGTTCACAGTCACCAACGTATCGGGTCGGTCCTTCGAGGCCTCGTCAAATCGAGCTCGAGAAATAGCCTGAAACCGCTCCTGTGAGTGACGCAACACCGTATAGGGATCCTGCCCCTCCGGCCGAAGGAAAGGGTTAGTCAACGAACAGGTTCGGGCATACTCACGTTTTGTACTCATAGTCCCCAGACCAAAGACGAATCGGACGACCCCGTCCTCCATATTTACCCGACTGGTCCACCTCCGATAATTTCGGGAAAAACCCACTCCGCCAATAGTGGGGTAGAACAGATCCCCCCGCCATTTCCCCGACATAGCCATGATGATAATGCCCATGGAGTCGTCGCCAATACTATGTCGCTCCCTGTAGGAGATAGCCTTGGGAAAATAAACCCGTGAATAGATCCGACGGATTTCTCGACAGACCGCCGCAACCCGATGGTTCAAAGGACCGTAGTTGCCCAGAAAATCGCTGAGATACTTACCCGCGAAAGAATATTTCAATGAATCCTCCTGGATACTACTGCTGCGAACGACAACAGGGTCGGTCACATCGACCAAAAAGGTCGTCACCCTTTGAACTACAGCATCGGGAAGACGATGGGCCAAAAAGGCCGCCTCCAGCTCCTCAGGGGAAGCAGAGCTGATAAGTCTCTCTCTCCCTGGCAGGGATGCCACAAACCGATCAAAAAGGTCACTCCCAAAAAACAAAGCCCGAGGCATGGTGGTCTCGACAAGCTCGGGATCCTTTGAGTCCCGAAGTGCGCGAATACCGTACAGAAGGGATCGTCCTTTTCCACCGATCGACCCCTCGCCCAGAATCATGGGAGCAAATTCAGGATCGTCCCGAGGCTCCCAGGCAAAATATCGCTGTACCTGTTCGTCTCTGTCCATCATCATGCCTGGACCACCTCTCCTTCGCCGGTTTCAAAAACGACACCTTCTTCGCCGTCGCCGTTTAAATACACGTCGAAGCATCCATGGTACACCCGAACCGCCGAATGCCCCCCACTCTCATAAGGATGCCCGTCGAACCACTCTCTATGAAAGACATTATCCTGCTCGCCATCTATCACCGGGAGATAAAGAATATCGTCCACATCCAGATCCAAGAAAAAATGTGTTCCATACGACAGCTCAGGGATCATCCCACGCTTCGGGATACCCACCTCAACCATACATCCGCAGTTGGATATCTCGCTGTAGTCCACAGGGACTCCCAAAGCAGGGTTGGAACTTCCCCATCGCCCCGGGCCAACAAGAATGTATTTCTTTCCCTCCAAAACTCTGTTCAAAGCACCCACCGCCCGTGCAACAGCTGCAAAATCCTGACTTTCGCTGTATTCATCGGGATCGACGTACACAATAGTGGATATTCCCTTAAGAACATGGTTGGTCACCATTCGGTTACCCCGAAGCATCACACGATGTGGTGGAATATCCTTCGGGATACCCACCCTTCCAAACTCCACATATGACGCCAGGGGACGAAGCTGAATCAAGGTGAGGACATCGTTCTCCGATTCATAGACAGCCTCCACATCAACGGGGAATCCCATCGCTCCCTCAAAAAACGAGAGTATCCGCTTCATCCGGACAAATAACCCACGACAGCGCCGAGGCAAATCCGAAAAGGTAAAACATGGCATAGGCATCCGAAGGTTGGACAAGTCGGTATGAAGCCAGTAGAGCATGCCGTCGTCATACCACTCAACAAAAGCCGAAGCCATACGATGACGCTTTTGGATATAGGGCAAAGCTTGCGTCAAAGACGCCGTCACGAGCCGTCCTTGAGCCAGATCCACGTAATCAAACTCTTTCTGAGCATAGAGGTAGATCTGTTCACCGTTCGTCCCCTCTGGACGGAGTGACGGATTGGTCAGGTAAAAGGTTCGTGCAAAGGAGCGATCCACAGCGCGGGTTCCCAAGCCAAAACACAGACGCATCACTCCGTCGTTCTTGTTGATCCGGGGGGATGGCCGACGAAACACACAGGAAAAGGCCGTGACGGCCAATTCAGGGTAAAAGCAATTTCCTCTCTGACGTCCCTGAAGGGGCTGAATTAAAACAGCCATTTTCTCGGTACCTCGAGGAATACCGTGTTTTCGTTGATACTCCAAGGCTGCCGGATGATACGTAGAGGCAAAAACTGTCTTGATCGCCTTTTCCAGATCCCGGTGAGCAACTGATCGGTCAACCCCGTTAGCGACAAAACACGTCGCATATTTTCCCGCAAAGGACAGCTCGATATCGTCCTCCAGCAATGACGAAGAGCGAATCGCCAGAGGGAGTCCAACGGAGGCACCGTGATTCTCAATATCGGTCAGAATTGACGACGGCAGAGGAAGCGACATGATATACGCATGAAGCTCATCGAAGGACACCTCGAGAGAACGATCCTCCAGATCATGACAAGCGGCAAACTCCTCAAAGACCTCGGTGCTCAGAGCAACCGTCCTCTCGGGAAGGGAGACTTCCTCACAAAGACAGTCTTCCATAAGAGATTCATGCGCAAAGGCCAAGCCCTTTCCCTTGCCTCCGATGCTTCCCCCACCGATCACCCAGCCCCGTTCCCTGTAGTAGGGCAGTGGATCGTACGCACGGTACAACTCCTTATGATCCATAATGCCACCTCCTCAAGGGAACTCTAGCAGAAAAACGAAAAAGAGACGACCTCTCAAAATGAGAGTTCGTCTCTTAGTAAATCGCCAGTACCTCTATGAGATGATGGCAAGGCTCCTCAGTGTCTGGGTTGATCGCAGCAACACTCATGGAAGCACACCGCCAGGTCTCCTCTCGGACGACCTGTCACATTGGATGCGAGCACAGCGACCTGCTCGAGAAAATCTTCCCGTTCCTTCTCGGATAAATCTGAAGCACTCACACGAATAACCGTCATGAAGACACCTCCCTAAGCATGCTAATGATCTGACATGATAAAGAATTATACACGCAAAAAGAGAATATGTAAACCCCCGCAGAGGCACCGCACATAAAGAGCATGTCACCCCCGAAAGAAAGACCTTCTTAAGGAAAAATCTAGTATTCTTGCCGACAATGTGTGCGTTATCGTATAATGAGAATGTGAACATCAATGTAGAAGTGTAGCACCCATAAAGGAAGTATGAGATCATGCTTGGTTTTCTGTCTAAGATAACGGCATTTCTCCTGTGTCTGTCCCTGATCTTTTTGGCGGTAGTGCGATTGCTCTTTCCGTTCCTGGCATTTCACCCTGACCGAGAGCTTCGCTGTACGCCCACGACTGTAGGTCTGGCCTACCAGGATGTACCCTTTATGACCAAAGACGGCATTCAGCTTCACGGTTGGTATATCCCAGTCGAGCCATCCCGAGGAGTTGTGCTTTTCTGCCACGGAAACGCTGGCAACATAGGGCATCGACTGGAATCTATCGGGATTTTTCATGATCTGGGACTCTCCGTACTGATCTTCGACTATCGAGGATATGGACGAAGCCAGGGATCTAGCAGCGTGAAAGGACTCGCAGTAGACGCAAAAGCCGCATGGGATTGGCTGGTGTACGATCAAAAAATCTCTCCTGATGAGATCGTGCTTTTCGGCCGATCTCTGGGAGGTGCCATAGCCTTGGAGCTAACCAAAAGCGTCGCCCCCAAGGGCATTATCCTGGAATCCACTTTTGCTTCGCCGTTCGGGCTCCTGCCCATCGGTCTGATCGCCCCCCTCCTTCGGACGGCCCTGGGGAACCCCTGGGATTCCCTTTCAGCGGCACGAGAGTTGGACATTCCAACCCTGTGTATCCACAGCCCCGACGATGAGATCGTCCCCTTCCGGGAGGGGCAAAAGCTCTACGATGCCGTGATGGGGGAGAAATCCTTTGTAGAGATCAAGGGAGGACACAACGACAGCTTTATGATGTCCATCTCCACATACGTCCCGGCTCTGGACGATTTTCTGACAAGGCTCCTGGGGCCACGATGACAAGAGCTCTGTAGGGCACCTCTAAAAACCTACATCCGAGTCTCCCTGTCATGAAGGGCTCATACTCCGGGACATTGCATTCTATCGACACCAGCCAGATACGGACAAAGGGCCTCACCCAGCGTACGTGAGGCCCTTTGTCCGTTCAAACGCATTGTTTGTTCCCAATATTACGAAACTCCCCCGTCCCCAAACTCCCCTTCCATATGCTGCGTGACCTTCGTCACCAAGACCTGGTCGATCTTGTAGTTGTCGATGTCCACCACCTCGAACTTGTACCCATCGTGAACGACGAAGTCGGTTCTGTGAGGGATGCAGCGCAGCATGTACATCAGAAAACCGCCGACGGT
This is a stretch of genomic DNA from Dethiosulfovibrio peptidovorans. It encodes these proteins:
- a CDS encoding ABC transporter substrate-binding protein, giving the protein MKSNRFFLVFLCCLSLLFTNCLSADAVSSSIKLGDFSWDSVQLHNRIVGFILKHGLGMDVQYEFAETMPLLMGMARGNVDATMEIWSDNIKETWSEMTAKGKVLDLGPTYPDAVQGWYVPAYVVKGDPERGIKPMAPDLKSVQDLKKYKDLFVPKSGGEPGKGRFYNGPTGWVTYSVNEAKLKAYGLDPLYENFSAGSSAALATAIFSAYEKGDPILTYYWEPTPLMGMLDMYKLEEPPYEHARWDDESYDCSFPPSRVHIGISTKLCIKSPEAVTILANYTSTLEQTNAALAYMKEKNASLEAAAVWFLRAYPEQWHRCFPIANDPRIGKVKAALDKQP
- a CDS encoding pyruvate, phosphate dikinase yields the protein MMDRDEQVQRYFAWEPRDDPEFAPMILGEGSIGGKGRSLLYGIRALRDSKDPELVETTMPRALFFGSDLFDRFVASLPGRERLISSASPEELEAAFLAHRLPDAVVQRVTTFLVDVTDPVVVRSSSIQEDSLKYSFAGKYLSDFLGNYGPLNHRVAAVCREIRRIYSRVYFPKAISYRERHSIGDDSMGIIIMAMSGKWRGDLFYPTIGGVGFSRNYRRWTSRVNMEDGVVRFVFGLGTMSTKREYARTCSLTNPFLRPEGQDPYTVLRHSQERFQAISRARFDEASKDRPDTLVTVNVNDVWDQIFPCYREEVSQYAQMYRGDEGGGYFTSPNASPSDDRVSRICFTFEDFPKRHRRFFERMRRTLAVLEEAMGVPADVEFAYEPRDNHLELIQARPLWAGSGVLTSSLEAVNQDRVILRADRMVTNGSFRDVRNLVYVDHAVYTGAPDPGLIARSVGMVNDRLKGERFIFVAPGRIGSSNPMLGVPVQYNELSRCCCMVEVGIPRMGYMPELSYGTHFFSDLEVDGVLYMPVFQGYQNNLFRQEWFDSIAYEPGSHPAIRIYRGRFTVFTSAERNLGLVVAE
- a CDS encoding pyruvate, phosphate dikinase, with the protein product MDHKELYRAYDPLPYYRERGWVIGGGSIGGKGKGLAFAHESLMEDCLCEEVSLPERTVALSTEVFEEFAACHDLEDRSLEVSFDELHAYIMSLPLPSSILTDIENHGASVGLPLAIRSSSLLEDDIELSFAGKYATCFVANGVDRSVAHRDLEKAIKTVFASTYHPAALEYQRKHGIPRGTEKMAVLIQPLQGRQRGNCFYPELAVTAFSCVFRRPSPRINKNDGVMRLCFGLGTRAVDRSFARTFYLTNPSLRPEGTNGEQIYLYAQKEFDYVDLAQGRLVTASLTQALPYIQKRHRMASAFVEWYDDGMLYWLHTDLSNLRMPMPCFTFSDLPRRCRGLFVRMKRILSFFEGAMGFPVDVEAVYESENDVLTLIQLRPLASYVEFGRVGIPKDIPPHRVMLRGNRMVTNHVLKGISTIVYVDPDEYSESQDFAAVARAVGALNRVLEGKKYILVGPGRWGSSNPALGVPVDYSEISNCGCMVEVGIPKRGMIPELSYGTHFFLDLDVDDILYLPVIDGEQDNVFHREWFDGHPYESGGHSAVRVYHGCFDVYLNGDGEEGVVFETGEGEVVQA
- a CDS encoding alpha/beta hydrolase, which gives rise to MLGFLSKITAFLLCLSLIFLAVVRLLFPFLAFHPDRELRCTPTTVGLAYQDVPFMTKDGIQLHGWYIPVEPSRGVVLFCHGNAGNIGHRLESIGIFHDLGLSVLIFDYRGYGRSQGSSSVKGLAVDAKAAWDWLVYDQKISPDEIVLFGRSLGGAIALELTKSVAPKGIILESTFASPFGLLPIGLIAPLLRTALGNPWDSLSAARELDIPTLCIHSPDDEIVPFREGQKLYDAVMGEKSFVEIKGGHNDSFMMSISTYVPALDDFLTRLLGPR